The following are encoded in a window of Paenibacillaceae bacterium GAS479 genomic DNA:
- a CDS encoding ATP-binding cassette, subfamily B, with the protein MANRTAEVQLRGSSFEQTFQQAVKPGNRTAFQYLLLLYKGNFLNLFISIVFMNIKNLPVYLLPIVTANIINIVAKPAGHSMQELWINFAVLIVVVLQNIPTHAAYVSYLSRAIRAVEAGLRGAMVRKLQQLSINSHRELAAGRLQSKVLRDVEAVEGMSKQLMLAFVPSIFSVVIAFGLTLYSNWLVSLFFVLTIPAAIGVMQIFKKRIKRSNNEFRKEIETMSSHVSEMVEMIPVTKAHGLEQVEIDRIDTTLKRLQGKGYRLDIIEAYFGASGWVTFQIVQVICLLFTAYLAFTGSIPVGNIVMYQGYFAMILGSVSTLMNVYPIIAKGSESISSITEILRSTDIEDNSGKLKLTKLSGDYRFEDVQLKFRDSEQHVLEQVDLDVKAGECVAFVGESGAGKSTILNLVIGFLNPTSGRVSVDGVPLTELDLSEYRRHLAVVPQTNILFSGSIRDNITYGLQGISDERVMEVVEMAHLTEMVARLPKGIDTMVGEHGGKLSGGQRQRIAIARALVRDPKVILLDEATSALDNASEHHVQQAMQQLIKGRTTFIVAHRLSTIRHADRIVVMKQGRIVEAGTFDELIARKGEFYNLKQLQL; encoded by the coding sequence ATGGCAAATCGGACCGCAGAGGTCCAACTGCGGGGAAGCTCTTTTGAACAGACTTTCCAGCAAGCTGTTAAACCTGGGAACCGGACGGCATTCCAGTACCTCCTGTTGTTGTACAAAGGCAATTTTCTAAATCTTTTCATCTCCATTGTGTTCATGAACATCAAAAATCTTCCTGTCTATTTGCTGCCGATCGTCACAGCAAACATCATCAACATTGTGGCGAAGCCAGCGGGGCACAGCATGCAAGAGCTGTGGATCAACTTCGCGGTGCTTATCGTAGTCGTGTTGCAAAATATTCCGACGCACGCGGCATACGTCAGCTATCTCAGTCGGGCTATCCGTGCCGTTGAGGCAGGGCTGCGCGGCGCAATGGTGCGCAAGCTGCAGCAGTTGTCCATCAACTCGCATCGGGAGCTGGCAGCCGGCCGGCTGCAGTCCAAGGTGCTGCGCGATGTTGAAGCGGTGGAAGGCATGTCCAAGCAGCTGATGCTGGCGTTTGTCCCTTCGATTTTCAGCGTGGTCATCGCGTTTGGTCTTACGCTGTACTCTAACTGGCTCGTATCGCTGTTCTTCGTGCTGACGATTCCGGCGGCCATCGGAGTGATGCAAATTTTTAAAAAGCGCATCAAGCGAAGCAACAATGAATTCCGCAAGGAAATCGAGACGATGAGCAGCCATGTATCGGAAATGGTGGAGATGATTCCGGTTACGAAGGCACATGGTCTGGAGCAGGTAGAAATCGACCGGATCGACACAACGCTGAAGCGGCTGCAGGGCAAGGGTTATCGGCTGGACATAATTGAAGCTTATTTTGGCGCATCGGGCTGGGTCACGTTTCAGATTGTGCAGGTCATCTGCTTGCTGTTTACGGCGTATCTGGCGTTTACCGGCAGCATTCCAGTCGGCAACATCGTGATGTACCAGGGCTACTTTGCGATGATTCTCGGCTCCGTTTCCACATTGATGAATGTTTACCCTATCATTGCCAAAGGTTCAGAATCGATCTCTTCCATTACCGAAATTCTCCGCTCCACAGACATCGAGGATAATTCCGGCAAGCTGAAGCTGACCAAGCTGAGCGGGGATTACCGCTTTGAGGACGTACAGCTCAAGTTTAGGGACAGTGAGCAGCATGTGCTGGAGCAGGTTGATCTTGACGTAAAAGCAGGTGAATGCGTTGCTTTTGTCGGGGAGTCCGGGGCGGGCAAATCGACGATTCTTAATCTTGTCATCGGCTTCCTCAATCCGACCTCAGGACGAGTCAGCGTGGACGGCGTGCCGCTTACGGAACTGGATCTGTCTGAGTACCGGCGTCATTTGGCTGTTGTGCCGCAGACGAATATTCTGTTCTCCGGCTCCATTCGCGACAATATTACCTATGGGCTGCAGGGAATTAGCGACGAGCGGGTGATGGAAGTCGTCGAGATGGCTCATTTGACGGAAATGGTGGCTAGGCTGCCGAAAGGTATCGACACGATGGTCGGCGAGCATGGCGGCAAGCTGTCCGGCGGACAGCGGCAGCGGATTGCGATCGCCCGAGCGCTTGTACGCGACCCCAAAGTCATCTTGCTGGACGAGGCGACTTCCGCACTCGACAACGCTTCGGAGCATCATGTGCAGCAGGCGATGCAGCAGCTGATCAAGGGGCGCACGACGTTTATCGTCGCGCATCGCCTGTCGACGATCCGGCATGCGGATCGGATTGTCGTTATGAAGCAAGGCCGTATCGTAGAAGCGGGAACATTTGATGAGTTGATTGCCCGTAAAGGCGAATTTTACAACCTGAAGCAACTGCAATTGTAA
- a CDS encoding L-serine dehydratase produces MNFRTLKELSERCNESGLTIGRLMLQQQAKESGRDESVEFASMKEYYGIMKEAVHNGLTRDTTSRSGLTGLDAQRVAAYNENSQPSLGGEAGRAMAYALAVSEVNASMGRIVATPTAGSCGIIPGVFVSSQERFGWDDDRMVEGLFSAGAIGYVIANNSFVSGAEGGCQAEVGSAIGMAAGALVELRGGTPEQAVHAVGLALKNTLGLICDPVGGLVEIPCIVRNGFGAVTALAAADMALAGVRSVIPSDEVVQVMLEVGAAMPEKHRETAGGGLAQTPTGKKLMEGLRKKKR; encoded by the coding sequence ATGAACTTTCGGACGCTGAAGGAGCTAAGTGAGCGCTGTAACGAGAGCGGGCTGACAATTGGTCGGCTGATGCTGCAGCAGCAGGCGAAGGAGTCCGGCCGCGATGAGTCGGTAGAGTTTGCTAGCATGAAAGAGTATTACGGCATCATGAAAGAAGCCGTGCATAACGGATTGACGCGCGATACGACTTCACGCAGCGGACTGACCGGGCTTGACGCACAGCGCGTCGCGGCCTACAACGAGAACTCACAGCCGAGCCTCGGCGGCGAGGCGGGACGCGCCATGGCCTATGCGCTGGCCGTGTCTGAAGTCAATGCCTCGATGGGGCGCATCGTCGCAACGCCGACGGCTGGCTCCTGCGGCATCATTCCCGGTGTGTTCGTCAGCTCCCAGGAGCGGTTCGGTTGGGACGACGACCGAATGGTGGAAGGGTTATTCTCAGCCGGTGCGATCGGTTATGTCATCGCCAATAATTCCTTCGTCTCCGGTGCTGAGGGTGGATGCCAAGCAGAGGTCGGTTCCGCGATCGGCATGGCGGCGGGAGCACTAGTCGAGCTGCGCGGCGGTACGCCGGAGCAGGCGGTACATGCGGTTGGGCTGGCGCTCAAAAACACACTGGGCCTAATTTGCGACCCGGTGGGCGGCCTGGTGGAAATTCCGTGTATCGTGCGCAACGGTTTTGGCGCGGTCACTGCACTTGCCGCAGCGGATATGGCGCTGGCTGGCGTGAGGAGCGTCATCCCTTCCGATGAGGTTGTGCAGGTAATGCTGGAGGTGGGCGCGGCTATGCCTGAGAAACACCGGGAGACTGCCGGAGGTGGGCTGGCCCAGACACCAACGGGTAAAAAGCTGATGGAAGGCCTGCGCAAAAAGAAGAGGTAG
- a CDS encoding L-serine dehydratase, which yields MRFKDVFSIIGPSMIGPSSSHTAGAARIGLAARRLLGVMPEKARVSFYGSFAATYQGHGTDTAIAGGLLGFHTDDPNLPDAIELAEEAGMELTFREGKGLFPHPNTVRLDLEGTGGRRLSLLGTSIGGGNVEIVEVNGFSVKFGCSCPALLVRHRDQPGVIAALTAALQTAGLNIGGLSLSRMERQGEALAVVELDGEAQQELLQQIRQLANVLGTDYVNINGEEEEPNELSDAEGAK from the coding sequence ATGCGCTTCAAGGATGTGTTTTCGATAATCGGACCTTCTATGATCGGTCCCTCCAGCTCCCACACCGCTGGCGCAGCGCGCATCGGACTGGCTGCAAGGCGGCTGCTCGGCGTTATGCCGGAGAAAGCGCGTGTGAGCTTCTATGGCTCTTTCGCCGCTACTTATCAGGGACATGGTACGGATACGGCGATCGCCGGAGGACTGCTTGGTTTTCATACGGATGATCCCAATTTGCCAGATGCCATCGAGTTGGCTGAAGAAGCTGGCATGGAGCTGACGTTCCGTGAGGGAAAAGGGCTCTTCCCACATCCCAACACGGTCCGCCTGGATCTGGAAGGGACTGGAGGACGGAGGCTGTCCCTGCTTGGAACTTCCATTGGCGGCGGCAATGTGGAGATTGTCGAGGTGAACGGTTTTTCGGTCAAATTCGGCTGCTCCTGTCCGGCTCTGTTGGTGCGCCATCGCGACCAACCCGGTGTCATTGCGGCGTTGACCGCCGCGCTCCAGACGGCCGGACTCAATATCGGAGGTCTATCGCTAAGCCGCATGGAGCGGCAAGGCGAGGCGCTAGCAGTTGTGGAGCTGGATGGCGAAGCTCAGCAGGAGCTGCTTCAGCAGATTCGGCAACTGGCTAATGTACTCGGAACGGACTATGTGAACATAAACGGAGAAGAGGAGGAGCCAAATGAACTTTCGGACGCTGAAGGAGCTAAGTGA
- a CDS encoding RNA polymerase sigma-70 factor, ECF subfamily translates to MDTATKLEEERGALRRYCLSLAGSPCDAEDLEQSAWCRALAYPGWDGHANKQALLLRIARNLWTDQQRRNALHQRVLPELLPDQAAAYIPQQHTDSWELETMLHSLERRMTPLQLAVWLLREMHGSSIAETAERLCMTEGAVKAAMYRSRRALAAVRRDLQAGGLRETADEALLVRVRGLAAALRTGDAAAIAALAEQDALEPAVAAAILAGRVQASAGAVPDAGAADSPHACADYDAAAWTASRAVVSGVGYTTAVGTAFPSAFSGYASTTMSGWKGVGGLRAVG, encoded by the coding sequence ATGGATACGGCAACGAAGCTGGAGGAAGAGCGCGGAGCGCTTCGCCGATATTGTCTGTCGCTCGCAGGGTCCCCTTGTGATGCTGAGGATCTGGAACAATCCGCATGGTGTAGAGCACTCGCTTACCCAGGTTGGGACGGTCACGCTAACAAGCAGGCGCTGCTATTGCGCATCGCTCGTAATCTTTGGACGGATCAGCAGCGTAGAAATGCACTGCACCAGCGCGTGCTGCCGGAGCTGCTTCCAGATCAGGCGGCAGCGTATATACCTCAGCAGCATACGGATAGCTGGGAACTGGAGACGATGCTCCACTCCCTGGAGCGGCGGATGACGCCGCTGCAGCTGGCAGTATGGCTGCTCCGGGAAATGCATGGCAGCAGTATTGCGGAGACAGCGGAGCGCCTCTGCATGACCGAGGGAGCTGTCAAAGCAGCAATGTACCGTTCGCGTCGTGCGCTGGCTGCGGTGCGGCGCGATTTGCAGGCTGGTGGCCTGCGTGAGACTGCGGACGAGGCGCTCCTCGTCCGTGTTCGCGGCTTGGCCGCAGCTTTGCGCACTGGCGATGCCGCAGCTATTGCGGCGCTGGCAGAGCAGGATGCGCTGGAGCCAGCAGTCGCTGCGGCCATCCTGGCCGGGCGCGTGCAAGCCAGCGCCGGTGCGGTGCCGGACGCAGGCGCGGCGGACAGTCCGCATGCCTGCGCAGATTATGATGCAGCAGCCTGGACTGCAAGTCGTGCTGTTGTTTCAGGGGTTGGTTATACAACTGCTGTGGGGACAGCTTTCCCGAGTGCTTTCAGCGGTTATGCCAGCACAACTATGAGCGGCTGGAAAGGTGTTGGCGGCTTGCGAGCCGTCGGATAA
- a CDS encoding ATP-dependent Clp protease, protease subunit → MNHVPFVVEQTNKGERSYDIYSRLLKERIIMVGSAIDDSVANTVIAQLLFLAADDAEKDIHMYINSPGGSTTAGLAIYDAMQLVKPDIQTICTGAAFSFGAILLLAGTKGKRSALPNSEIMIHQPHGGAQGQASDIAISAKRILKTRETLNRIAAERTGQPLEKIERDMDRDYFMSAEEAIEYGIIDRIQS, encoded by the coding sequence ATGAACCATGTGCCATTTGTCGTCGAGCAAACCAATAAAGGTGAGCGCTCCTATGACATTTATTCCAGGCTGCTGAAGGAACGGATCATCATGGTCGGTTCAGCGATCGATGATTCGGTGGCAAACACCGTCATCGCACAGCTTCTGTTTCTGGCAGCGGATGATGCCGAAAAGGATATTCATATGTATATTAACAGCCCAGGCGGTTCGACAACAGCCGGCTTGGCCATTTATGACGCGATGCAGCTCGTAAAGCCTGACATCCAAACCATCTGCACCGGCGCAGCTTTCTCGTTCGGAGCGATTCTGCTGTTAGCCGGGACCAAAGGTAAGCGCAGCGCGCTACCGAACAGCGAGATTATGATCCACCAGCCTCATGGCGGCGCGCAGGGGCAGGCGAGCGATATTGCCATTTCCGCTAAACGAATTCTGAAAACACGCGAGACACTCAACCGCATCGCCGCCGAACGAACCGGCCAACCGCTTGAGAAAATCGAGCGGGACATGGATCGCGACTATTTCATGTCTGCGGAGGAAGCGATTGAATATGGAATAATCGATCGCATACAATCCTAG